One Desulfomicrobium macestii genomic region harbors:
- a CDS encoding type IV pilus twitching motility protein PilT, with protein MAQIDAFFKMMHELGASDLHLSSGSQPIIRLHGEMQRIKYKFLEHEELKKLLYEITPENKIKTFEECGDVDFSYEVTHLARYRANFFMQKRGIGAVFREIPQKILTIEDLGLPGILKNLALLPKGLVLVTGPTGSGKSTTLAAIVDYVNKIRKDHILTIEDPIEFVHEPQNCLINQREVGRDTLSFSAALRGALREDPDIILVGEMRDLETIQLALEAAETGHLVFATLHTISASKTIDRIIEVFPGDLQGQIRSGLADSLRAIIAQNLFKRIDQPGRVAGIEVLIATPAVRNLIRENKIFQINSVIETGRKFGMQSIDDAIMKLLTAGVIDAEQAYNKAATKSKFREFLTTPPQDFTEV; from the coding sequence ATGGCTCAAATAGATGCTTTTTTCAAGATGATGCATGAGCTTGGGGCCTCGGATCTTCATCTCTCATCAGGTTCGCAACCGATTATCCGACTGCATGGCGAAATGCAGCGCATCAAGTACAAATTTCTTGAACACGAAGAACTCAAGAAACTGCTTTACGAAATTACCCCTGAAAACAAGATCAAGACATTCGAAGAATGTGGTGATGTGGATTTTTCCTACGAAGTCACCCACCTGGCTCGGTACCGCGCCAACTTTTTCATGCAGAAACGCGGAATAGGCGCGGTTTTTCGCGAAATTCCGCAAAAAATCCTCACCATCGAGGATCTGGGCCTGCCGGGCATCCTCAAGAATCTGGCGCTCTTGCCCAAAGGGCTCGTGCTGGTCACCGGCCCGACCGGAAGCGGTAAGTCGACAACCCTGGCAGCCATTGTCGATTACGTGAACAAGATCCGCAAGGATCACATTCTGACCATCGAAGACCCCATCGAATTCGTGCACGAACCTCAGAACTGCCTGATCAACCAGCGCGAAGTCGGCCGGGACACCCTGTCCTTCAGCGCGGCCTTGCGCGGGGCCTTGCGCGAGGACCCGGACATCATCCTGGTCGGCGAAATGCGAGATCTGGAAACCATTCAGCTGGCCCTTGAAGCCGCCGAGACGGGTCATCTGGTTTTTGCGACCCTGCACACCATCTCCGCCTCGAAAACCATCGACCGCATCATCGAGGTCTTTCCCGGTGATTTGCAGGGCCAGATCCGCTCCGGCCTCGCCGATTCCCTGAGAGCCATCATCGCGCAGAATCTTTTCAAGCGCATCGACCAGCCCGGGCGCGTGGCAGGCATTGAAGTCCTCATCGCCACCCCCGCCGTGCGCAATCTGATCCGCGAAAACAAGATCTTCCAGATCAACTCCGTTATCGAGACCGGACGAAAGTTCGGCATGCAGAGTATCGACGATGCCATCATGAAACTTCTCACCGCCGGTGTCATCGACGCCGAGCAGGCGTACAACAAGGCGGCCACAAAATCGAAATTCAGGGAATTTCTGACCACCCCGCCCCAAGATTTCACCGAGGTGTAG
- a CDS encoding type IV pilus twitching motility protein PilT, with translation MQRAHLDHILHQVLDFAPDTSDILFTVNKHVQAEVHGELVNAKLEPNPGPLLPFQVEAVAMCLMGRNMRLYEDQLRTGSCDLSYELPGRCRFRVNVLGQKGSLAIVMRKLTSIVPTIKDLALPEVFYEMSKEKFGLILVTGATGTGKTTSLAALIDNINQMHRKHIVTLEDPIEYVHEHKLGTVNQRELGLDFDSFSSGLRAALRQAPKVILVGEIRDRDTITIALEAAETGHLVLGTLHTSDTGQTINRIIGMFELAEERLIRSRLAESLKFVVSQRLMPRLGGGRVPAFEVLKSNLRIKEVIYNGESEDKSFYNIVESGDAYGMITFDKYIANQFYENIITEDVAMLYGSDKSRLAQMLDKIKTARGEKVTDIEGLELDHEYDRKSSFF, from the coding sequence ATGCAAAGAGCGCATCTTGACCATATCCTGCATCAGGTTCTCGATTTCGCACCTGATACCTCGGATATCCTCTTCACGGTAAACAAGCACGTGCAGGCGGAAGTTCACGGCGAGCTCGTCAACGCCAAGCTGGAGCCGAACCCGGGACCGCTCCTGCCCTTTCAGGTCGAAGCCGTGGCCATGTGCCTCATGGGCCGCAATATGCGCCTTTATGAGGATCAGTTGCGCACAGGCTCCTGCGATCTCTCCTACGAACTGCCTGGCCGCTGCCGCTTCAGGGTCAACGTGTTGGGGCAGAAGGGCTCGCTGGCCATCGTGATGCGCAAGCTGACCTCCATAGTGCCCACGATCAAGGACCTCGCCCTGCCTGAAGTTTTTTACGAAATGTCCAAGGAGAAGTTCGGCCTCATTCTGGTCACCGGCGCCACCGGCACGGGTAAAACCACTTCCCTTGCCGCCCTCATCGACAACATAAACCAGATGCACCGCAAGCATATCGTCACGCTTGAGGATCCGATCGAATATGTTCACGAGCACAAGCTCGGGACCGTGAACCAGCGTGAACTCGGCCTTGATTTCGATTCTTTCTCGTCGGGGCTGCGAGCTGCGTTGCGCCAGGCGCCAAAGGTTATCCTGGTGGGTGAAATCCGGGACCGCGATACGATCACCATTGCCCTGGAGGCCGCGGAGACAGGCCATCTCGTGCTCGGCACCCTGCATACCAGCGACACCGGCCAGACGATCAACCGCATCATCGGCATGTTTGAGCTTGCCGAAGAGCGATTGATCAGATCTCGTCTGGCTGAGAGTCTCAAGTTTGTCGTTTCGCAAAGATTGATGCCGCGTCTTGGTGGTGGGCGAGTGCCCGCTTTCGAGGTTTTGAAATCGAACTTGCGCATCAAGGAAGTGATTTACAACGGCGAGAGCGAAGACAAGTCCTTCTATAACATTGTTGAATCCGGTGATGCCTACGGCATGATCACTTTCGACAAGTACATCGCCAACCAGTTTTACGAAAACATCATCACCGAAGATGTCGCCATGCTCTACGGATCGGACAAATCACGCCTGGCCCAGATGCTGGACAAGATCAAAACCGCCCGAGGAGAGAAGGTTACGGATATTGAAGGCCTTGAACTTGATCATGAATATGATCGCAAGAGCTCCTTTTTTTGA